GTGGGCCTGGTCCGACTTCGTCTTCGCCAACACCCTCGACAGCGGCGGCGACCTCAGGCCGATCACCCTCGGCATCTACAAGTACATCGGCAACAACAACCAGGAATGGAACGCGATCATGGCCACCGCCGTCGTCGCGTCCGTCCCCGCGGCGGTGCTGCTGGTACTCGCCCAGCGCTATGTGGCCGCGGGGGTCACCGCGGGCGCGGTCAAGGACTGAGCCCGCCCCCGGGCAGGCCCGCCCCGGCACGTTCCGCCCCCAGGAAGGTCCTTCTCCCCCTCCTCCTCTCCTCAGGAGACCCTTCAATGAGCCGCAGTATCAGACACGCGCGCCTCACGGCCGCCCTCGCCACCACCGCGCTCGCCGCGGCGGGACTCGCCGCCGCCGCTCCGGCGCAGGCGGTCCCGACCTCCTCCACCACCCTGGTGGTCAACGCCAACCAGACCCTGCGCTCCGTCACCCATGTCGCCACCGGCAGCCTCTACGGTCTCGCCAACGACAGCACTCCCACCGACAGCCTGACCAACGCGCTGAAGCCGAACACCTTCGTACAGATGGCCCCGGGCGGCTCACAGCTGCCCAACGGCGAGCCCTCGCCGGCCGGTGACGCGCTCGTCGTGGCCCCCAAGGCGGCCCGCGCCGGCGCCAAGGTGGTCGTCCGGATGCCGGACTGGTACCCCAACTTCCCCTACAAGTGGGTGAGCTGGACCGACTGGCTGTCCGCAGTGGACAAGCAGATCGCCTCGGTGAAGTCCTCCGGCGCCACGAACATCGCCGCCTACGAGCTGTGGAACGAACCGGACTGGACGTGGGACACCACCAACGCGGGCGCCTTCGACGCCGGTTGGGCGCGGACGTACAAGGAGGTCCGGGCGAAGGACGCCACGACGCCGATCCAGGGCCCGAGTTACTCGGCGTGGAACCAGTCGTGGATGACGACCTTCCTCACCGATGCCAAGGCCAGCGGGACCGTCCCCGACGTCATCGCCTGGCACGAGCTCCAGGGCAGCAAGGACATCGCCGCGCATGTCTCGGCGTACCGCGCGCTGGAGTCGAGCCTCGGCATCAGCCCGCGGCCGATCTCCATCGAGGAGTACGCCGAGCCGTCCGAGATGGGCATACCGGGCTCGCTCATCGGCTATGTCGCCAAGTTCGAGCGGGCGGGCGTGCATGACGCCGAGCTCGCCTTCTGGAACCACTACGGCACCCTCGGCGACACCCTCACCGACACCGGCGGATCGCCCAACGGCTCGTACTGGATGTACAAGTGGTACGGCGACATGTCGGGGAACATGGTGGTCACCACTCCCCCGGCGCAGACCGGCATC
Above is a window of Streptomyces griseorubiginosus DNA encoding:
- a CDS encoding RICIN domain-containing protein, which gives rise to MSRSIRHARLTAALATTALAAAGLAAAAPAQAVPTSSTTLVVNANQTLRSVTHVATGSLYGLANDSTPTDSLTNALKPNTFVQMAPGGSQLPNGEPSPAGDALVVAPKAARAGAKVVVRMPDWYPNFPYKWVSWTDWLSAVDKQIASVKSSGATNIAAYELWNEPDWTWDTTNAGAFDAGWARTYKEVRAKDATTPIQGPSYSAWNQSWMTTFLTDAKASGTVPDVIAWHELQGSKDIAAHVSAYRALESSLGISPRPISIEEYAEPSEMGIPGSLIGYVAKFERAGVHDAELAFWNHYGTLGDTLTDTGGSPNGSYWMYKWYGDMSGNMVVTTPPAQTGIDGIASLNGSGNQLSVIAGGCAGSCAVTVNGLSSLSAFGGTVHVKLEYTPNTGRTTASPGPITISDADYTVSGGSITVPVTMNASDGYHLVITPSGTSTSLAGRYQITNKNSGLALDTLNAGTAQGTSVVQATSTTGTDQNWTLVAAGSGLYKIVNQKSGLLLGITNASTASGGTALIWGDNGTADHLWQLLPARDGYYKIANYNSGRLLGVDQMSTASGAQVLQWDDNGTADHLWRLTAR